In Campylobacter sp. VBCF_01 NA2, one DNA window encodes the following:
- the asd gene encoding archaetidylserine decarboxylase (Phosphatidylserine decarboxylase is synthesized as a single chain precursor. Generation of the pyruvoyl active site from a Ser is coupled to cleavage of a Gly-Ser bond between the larger (beta) and smaller (alpha chains). It is an integral membrane protein.) codes for MKKLISRCFGAVAGVKFPRPVQKFINQKYIDAFEIDMSEFLGAGDYDSLNALFTRRLVREREICAEPSAFLSPSDGVIFECGRTSDFSAFSIKGHKYDIWELLGLKSWAGDLQKQNSEIFISLLNLDDMKTSRDFKMSADLTYANIYLSPKDYHHYHAPCDLSVIGALYIPGELHSVAKKYLLKVPNLYAKNERVVLLCKMSNGGLLWLVFVGALNVGKMKFDFDSRIQTNAKANDKAREILNFDYNKFDYGEGVSFKKGEHIGNFELGSTIVMIAEEEFLGFEISQGQRVKFAQKIASLK; via the coding sequence ATGAAAAAGCTAATTTCACGCTGTTTTGGGGCTGTGGCTGGGGTAAAATTTCCGCGCCCTGTGCAAAAGTTTATAAATCAAAAATACATTGACGCTTTTGAGATTGATATGAGCGAATTTTTAGGCGCAGGTGATTACGATAGCCTAAATGCGCTATTTACGAGGCGTTTGGTGAGGGAGCGTGAAATTTGCGCCGAGCCTAGTGCGTTTTTGAGCCCGAGCGACGGAGTGATTTTTGAGTGTGGGCGCACGAGCGATTTTAGCGCGTTTAGCATAAAGGGGCATAAATACGATATTTGGGAGCTTTTGGGGCTTAAATCTTGGGCTGGGGATTTGCAAAAGCAAAATTCAGAAATTTTTATTAGTTTGCTAAATTTAGATGATATGAAAACTTCCAGAGATTTTAAAATGTCGGCGGATTTGACATACGCAAACATCTATCTAAGCCCAAAAGACTATCATCACTATCACGCTCCATGCGATCTTAGCGTCATTGGTGCGCTATATATCCCGGGCGAGCTTCACAGTGTGGCAAAAAAATATCTGCTAAAAGTGCCAAATCTCTACGCCAAAAATGAACGCGTGGTACTGCTGTGTAAAATGAGTAATGGCGGGCTTTTGTGGCTGGTTTTTGTAGGGGCGCTAAATGTAGGCAAGATGAAATTTGACTTTGATAGCAGGATTCAAACTAATGCTAAGGCTAACGATAAGGCTAGGGAAATTTTGAATTTTGATTATAATAAATTCGATTATGGCGAGGGCGTGAGCTTTAAAAAGGGCGAACATATCGGGAATTTCGAGCTTGGCTCTACGATAGTGATGATTGCCGAGGAGGAATTTTTGGGGTTTGAAATTTCGCAGGGGCAGAGAGTAAAATTTGCGCAAAAAATCGCTAGCTTAAAATAA
- a CDS encoding type II secretion system protein — protein sequence MKNAFTMIELIFVIVVLGILAGVAVPRLAMTRDDATVAKMRGDLASIRSGISLKRGEEQLKGKSAWPDLNSSGSDMFGNVLQNDLTASTGKNGWKVKTRNKTYEACVAGNCVDFTYYQTADATHKAGTFDCDHSKPTCKALAE from the coding sequence ATGAAAAACGCATTTACTATGATTGAGTTGATTTTTGTTATCGTCGTTCTTGGCATTTTAGCAGGTGTTGCTGTGCCTAGACTAGCTATGACCAGAGATGATGCTACGGTCGCAAAAATGAGAGGCGATTTGGCTTCGATTAGAAGTGGAATTTCGCTAAAAAGAGGCGAAGAGCAATTAAAAGGCAAGAGCGCATGGCCTGATTTAAACAGCAGCGGCTCTGATATGTTTGGTAATGTTTTGCAAAATGACCTAACTGCAAGCACTGGCAAAAACGGCTGGAAAGTTAAAACACGAAATAAAACTTATGAAGCGTGTGTAGCTGGCAACTGCGTTGATTTTACATATTATCAAACAGCAGACGCTACTCACAAGGCTGGCACATTTGATTGTGACCACTCAAAACCAACTTGCAAAGCATTAGCAGAATAA